One Clarias gariepinus isolate MV-2021 ecotype Netherlands chromosome 5, CGAR_prim_01v2, whole genome shotgun sequence genomic region harbors:
- the LOC128523784 gene encoding NXPE family member 3-like, whose product MDRHVPKLQLIFTLLALSGFILLITNITFLEDFNDQLMSAFYKIQSSIQLAFKEPENSQPLTLSNTYCAQFGQKPTAEEAKEERNLLNSIAWPGPLVQDLPVEFSTNPAMSYFVIQGPTEQHMGGQLVVHVHVQNFLGMPKKHGEDFLIARLHSPELGAGVAGKVHDHQDGNYTVIFPLLWAGVAWVEITMVHPSEAVVVLKRLQKERPDRVFFKSLFHSGAISETTMCNLCLPLNEQPLCNYTDPVTEEPWYCYKPKQLGCDTRINHFKGGYVKNLVTKYEAQFFQSKVNIKIPIPASVMACVNVLLPENGKTNIKSIYNAAGYYFNNTWMPLSDVDIRQFNDASAITQCLKGKIVYMFGDSTMRQWFEYLTAMVPGLKQLNLYSLQQVGPLMAVDSNNNILVHYRCHGPPIRFNTVFSSELHYIANELDRLKGGPHMVVLISVWSHFSTFSDEIYIRRLRHIRRAVVRLLNRRPDTLVVIRTANLQKIDPKISLYNSDWFSLQKDALLRAMFKGLHVQLLDAWEMTLAHHLPHDLHPPRAIIRHMMDMVLSRICPVKKI is encoded by the exons GATTTTAATGATCAACTAATGTCAGCCTTCTACAAAATACAGAGCAGCATCCAATTAGCCTTTAAGGAACCTGAAAACTCGCAGCCCTTGACTTTAAGCAACACATATTGTGCACAGTTTGGCCAGAAGCCCACAGCAGAAGAGGCCAAAGAAGAGAGAAATCTGCTCAATTCCATTGCATGGCCAGGTCCCCTGGTGCAAGACTTGCCTGTGGAGTTCAGCACCAACCCTGCCATGAGCTACTTTGTGATTCAGGGGCCAACAGAGCAGCATATGGGTGGTCAGCTTGTGGTTCATGTCCATGTGCAGAACTTCTTGGGCATGCCTAAGAAGCATGGGGAAGATTTTTTGATAGCTCGGCTGCATTCACCAGAGCTGGGTGCTGGAGTTGCAGGCAAGGTGCATGACCATCAAGATGGGAACTATACTGTAATATTCCCATTGTTGTGGGCTGGAGTAGCATGGGTGGAAATCACCATGGTGCACCCGAGTGAGGCAGTGGTGGTGCTTAAGAGGTTGCAGAAGGAGCGCCCAGACAGAGTGTTTTTTAAAAGCCTGTTCCATTCTGGTGCTATTTCCGAGACCACTATGTGCAATCTGTGCCTTCCCCTGAACGAGCAACCACTCTGCAACTATACTGATCCTGTAACTGAAGAGCCCTGGTACTGCTACAAACCAAAACAATTGGGATGCGACACAcgaataaatcattttaaagggGGCTATGTAAAGAACCTCGTGACTAAATATGAAGCACAGTTTTTCCAAAG caaaGTAAATATCAAAATTCCTATTCCCGCATCAGTGATGGCCTGTGTCAATGTGTTACTTCCAGAAAATG GAAAAACtaatattaaaagtatttaCAATGCTGCTGGCTACTACTTTAATAATACCTGGATGCCTTTGAGTGATGTAGACATCCGGCAGTTTAATGACGCATCAGCCATAACACAGTGCCTTAAAGGGAAGATTGTGTATATGTTTGGCGATTCCACCATGCGTCAATGGTTTGAGTACCTCACTGCCATGGTTCCTG GCTTGAAACAGTTAAATCTTTACAGCCTTCAGCAGGTGGGACCACTCATGGCTGTGGACAGCAATAACAACATTCTGGTGCACTACCGTTGTCATGGGCCCCCAATCCGCTTCAACACAGTGTTTTCTTCTGAACTGCACTACATAGCAAATGAGCTAGACAGGCTCAAGGGTGGGCCTCACATGGTGGTTCTCATAAGTGTGTGGTCTCACTTTAGCACTTTCTCTGATGAAATATATATACGGCGCCTGCGGCATATCCGCAGGGCCGTAGTGCGGCTGCTGAACCGTAGACCAGATACACTGGTGGTGATCCGCACTGCCAACCTGCAAAAGATTGACCCAAAGATTAGCCTGTATAATAGTGACTGGTTCTCTCTGCAAAAGGATGCTTTGTTACGTGCCATGTTCAAAGGACTCCATGTGCAGCTGCTAGATGCCTGGGAGATGACTCTTGCCCACCATCTCCCCCATGATTTACACCCACCTCGTGCCATTATCAGACATATGATGGACATGGTCCTTTCACGTATCTgtccagttaaaaaaatataa